The Couchioplanes caeruleus sequence GCGCTGGAAACCGAAGTCGTGGAAGGAGTAGTTGGCGCCGTCCGGGTTGACGGTCGGGATCACGAAGATGTCGACCGCGTCGAGCAGCTCGCGGGTGGCCGGGTCGGTGGCGTAGTTGGCCAGCATCCGCTCCGCGAACTCCAGGGTGACCAGCGGCGTCGCCCACTCGCGGGCGTGCTCCTGGGAGTAGGCGAGCACCCCCGTCCGGGACCCGTCGCGCACCGTGGCCAGGCGCAGGGCCTGCACCGTCCACGGCCGGCGGGGCACCTCGGCGCCCTGGAGGCCGTCGTCGAGGCGTACCGGCCCGGCGACCGGCATCGGCAGACCCGCCGAGCCTTCCTCGACGAAGGCCCGGAACAGGTCGGGGAAGCGGGCGGTGACGAGAGCGGCCACGTCGTCGGTCGTGCTGGTCACCTTGCCGCCGGCGTCGGTGGCGAGCCGGACGGTCAGGACCCGGTCCCGGTACGTGGCCGACAGCGGCCGGTCGGGCCCGCCCGGATCGACGGTACGCGCCTGGACGCCGTTCATCCCCTCGTCCCCGAAGCGCACGGACTCCACCACGACGGCGGCGACGGCCGGGTCGCCGAGGTACGCCGTGGCCGTACGCCGGTATCCCTGGGTCCGGTGCGGCAGGTCGATGACGTCGACCAGCCGCGGATACTGCCGGGCCAGGCGCTGGATACGGGCCTTGATGTCGACGGGCGTCAGGTAGGCGTCGATGAAGTCCCTCTGGTAGCCGGCGGGCTGCGCGGGCGGCTCGGCGCCGGGCCACCGCGCCGGGGTGACCGCCCGCGTCTGGCCGCCGAGGCTCGACCGGGCGCTCACCTGCACCGGCTGAGCGGGCAGCGGCTGCGGCAGCGCGTAGTGGTACTGGTACTCGCCCGCGTCGGAGAACCGGACCAGCGGGTAGGACCCGGTGGCGCCGTCGGCGGTGCGCCAGGTCACGGTGATCTCCACGTCCGGGTCGTCGGTCGCGGTGGTGGCGACCTGCGTCTGCACGAAGGTCCGCCCGGCGGTGGTCCACCAGTACGCCTGGAGGAAGTGCAGCGTGTCGGCGGCCCGGCTCGGTGCCTCGCGGCGGTCGGCGACGGACGAGCGCTGGGCGGCGACGGACTCGCGCTGGATCAGTCGCACGGCGACGGCGCCGTCGCGGGTCAGCGCGGCGAGCCCGGCGCCGTCCACCACGATGTCGGCCTGCACCGCGCCCGCGACGGTCCGGGGCCGGGCGGCGATGTCGGCACCCGCGCCGACCAGGCGGTCCAGCGCCGCCTCGTCCGGCAGCCGGAAGCGCACGAGTGCCCGCTCCTGCGCCGCAAGCTGGACCGGCACGGCTGCCGGGACCGGCTCCGCGACCGGGGCGGGCGCCGCCTGCGCCGCGGGCGGCAGGAGGATGGCGGTCGCGGCGAGCACGGCGGCGAATGCCGCCCAGCATTGTCGGGGTGACATGCCACCACCCCATCCCACCCATCGATGATTGTCAACGCGGTCGGCAGGGGCCGGTGTCGACCGGCTGGGCCCGGACGGCGCCGAGCTCCGCGACGTGCGAGATCTCGGCCGCGGTGAGGGCGAAGCCGGTGCCGGGATCCTCGTCGGCCACGGCGAAGACGACGCCGAGGACCTGACCGCCGGGAGCGACGAGCGGCCCGCCGGAGTTGCCGCCGCGGACGACTGTCCGGACGGCGTACATCTCCCGGTCCACCGCGCCGGCACCGTAGATGTCCGGCCCCTCGACGCGGCCGACGCTGCGGATCCGGGCCGGCTGGGCGTCGTACGGGCCGTCGAGCGGGAAGCCCAGCACGACGGCGTCGGCGCCGGACCGT is a genomic window containing:
- a CDS encoding M14 family zinc carboxypeptidase translates to MSPRQCWAAFAAVLAATAILLPPAAQAAPAPVAEPVPAAVPVQLAAQERALVRFRLPDEAALDRLVGAGADIAARPRTVAGAVQADIVVDGAGLAALTRDGAVAVRLIQRESVAAQRSSVADRREAPSRAADTLHFLQAYWWTTAGRTFVQTQVATTATDDPDVEITVTWRTADGATGSYPLVRFSDAGEYQYHYALPQPLPAQPVQVSARSSLGGQTRAVTPARWPGAEPPAQPAGYQRDFIDAYLTPVDIKARIQRLARQYPRLVDVIDLPHRTQGYRRTATAYLGDPAVAAVVVESVRFGDEGMNGVQARTVDPGGPDRPLSATYRDRVLTVRLATDAGGKVTSTTDDVAALVTARFPDLFRAFVEEGSAGLPMPVAGPVRLDDGLQGAEVPRRPWTVQALRLATVRDGSRTGVLAYSQEHAREWATPLVTLEFAERMLANYATDPATRELLDAVDIFVIPTVNPDGANYSFHDFGFQRKNLVNHCTGTNRDPRFRNNWGVDVNRNYAVGSYFDGYVGGSPNCLSGTYTGTAELSEAESGNVIALARAHPNIKFAMNVHSYGGYFMWPPGAYKADGRVTLPRPSIDESAFFLDSARRIVGAIAAERGTVTWPSYTGPVADVLYSAAGNSADHLYYDLGIDAWNFEVGNDRWNETTQQWEGVGFQPPFDEAHAESQEYAGGLVELVRIAAAQESPTGVHDGNLALR